Proteins encoded within one genomic window of Brachyhypopomus gauderio isolate BG-103 unplaced genomic scaffold, BGAUD_0.2 sc103, whole genome shotgun sequence:
- the cunh11orf68 gene encoding UPF0696 protein C11orf68 homolog, translating to MEDEEVAAEPLSAEHYAAEAMAADMDPWIKFDARKTPGAEFCSWLESNRPSQVCRFGDEEGGAGPVGWICVLGPNYCPSTEDVDGLHDSWERLLASGRPITFQTIKELALNHNVLPGKWLLHLDTGFKVDHAWECIARAVLDGKIMSAKVSPRDPKSNAKHVICVYNSNFADEEQVMELDAAIRAVGVKCPLSYKPDVYTYLGVYRNNRWKLCPTIYESKFDLECVPRRSHIVNKVTNVEVT from the coding sequence ATGGAGGACGAGGAGGTGGCGGCCGAGCCACTCTCTGCGGAGCACTACGCCGCAGAGGCCATGGCGGCCGACATGGACCCGTGGATCAAGTTTGACGCACGCAAGACCCCCGGGGCCGAGTTCTGTAGTTGGCTCGAGTCCAACAGGCCCTCACAGGTGTGCCGCTTTGGAGACGAGGAGGGAGGCGCGGGGCCTGTGGGCTGGATATGCGTTTTGGGACCCAACTACTGCCCAAGCacagaggatgtagatggtCTCCATGACAGCTGGGAAAGGCTGTTGGCTAGTGGACGCCCCATCACCTTCCAAACCATTAAGGAGCTGGCGCTGAATCATAACGTGCTCCCAGGTAAATGGCTGCTTCACCTGGACACCGGGTTCAAGGTGGACCACGCCTGGGAGTGCATTGCCCGCGCGGTGCTGGACGGAAAGATCATGTCTGCTAAAGTGAGTCCGCGAGACCCCAAGTCCAACGCCAAGCACGTGATTTGCGTCTACAACAGTAACTTTGCGGACGAAGAGCAGGTGATGGAGCTGGACGCAGCTATTCGAGCGGTGGGGGTCAAGTGTCCCCTCTCCTACAAGCCCGACGTGTACACGTATTTGGGAGTTTACCGAAACAACAGGTGGAAGCTCTGCCCCACTATTTACGAGAGCAAGTTTGATCTGGAGTGTGTGCCTCGACGGTCCCACATCGTCAATAAAGTCACCAACGTGGAGGTCACTTAG
- the drap1 gene encoding dr1-associated corepressor isoform X3 produces the protein MPSKKKKYNARFPPARIKKIMQTDEEIGKVAAAVPVIISRALELFLESLLTKACHVTQSRNAKTMTTSHLGRKPGASRKNGGSGAKGKDKKQSGTESEQEDDSEDSETDGEEDEISQTNPHLQATSNLHSQDLPHQYMPVSMVTPQAAVSMPLTSLATHPSITGLAPPPPAPPPPHKDEHDDEDYDS, from the exons ATGCCgagcaaaaagaagaaatacaACGCCAGGTTTCCCCCG GCGAGGATTAAGAAGATTATGCAAACAGATGAAGAAATAGGCAAAGTTGCTGCTGCAGTGCCTGTAATAATCT CACGGGCACTTGAACTTTTCCTGGAGTCTCTTCTGACGAAGGCGTGCCACGTTACCCAATCACGGAATGCCAAGACAATGACAACCTCACACTT GGGCCGGAAGCCTGGTGCAAGCCGCAAGAACGGAGGGTCAGGAGCAAAGGGCAAAGACAAGAAGCAGTCGGGTACAGAGTCGGAGCAGGAG GATGATTCtgaagacagtgagacagatggagaagaggatgAGATTTCTCAAACTAACCCACACCTGCAAGCCACCTCTAACcttcacag CCAAGATCTACCCCATCAGTACATGCCTGTGTCCATGGTTACCCCTCAGGCTGCTGTCTCCATGCCCCTCACCTCTCTAGCAACGCATCCATCAATCACGGGGCTCGCACCACCCCCTCccgcccccccaccaccacacaagGACGAACACGACGACGAAGACTACGACTCTTAG
- the drap1 gene encoding dr1-associated corepressor isoform X1 has translation MPSKKKKYNARFPPARIKKIMQTDEEIGKVAAAVPVIISRALELFLESLLTKACHVTQSRNAKTMTTSHLKQCIELEQQFDFLKDLVAAVPDMQGDGDENHTEGTEKIPRRGRKPGASRKNGGSGAKGKDKKQSGTESEQEDDSEDSETDGEEDEISQTNPHLQATSNLHSQDLPHQYMPVSMVTPQAAVSMPLTSLATHPSITGLAPPPPAPPPPHKDEHDDEDYDS, from the exons ATGCCgagcaaaaagaagaaatacaACGCCAGGTTTCCCCCG GCGAGGATTAAGAAGATTATGCAAACAGATGAAGAAATAGGCAAAGTTGCTGCTGCAGTGCCTGTAATAATCT CACGGGCACTTGAACTTTTCCTGGAGTCTCTTCTGACGAAGGCGTGCCACGTTACCCAATCACGGAATGCCAAGACAATGACAACCTCACACTT AAAACAGTGCATTGAGCTAGAGCAGCAGTTTGACTTCCTGAAGGATCTAGTGGCAGCAGTGCCAGACATGCAGGGAGACGGGGATGAGAATCACACGGAGGGGACAGAGAAGATCCCAcgcag GGGCCGGAAGCCTGGTGCAAGCCGCAAGAACGGAGGGTCAGGAGCAAAGGGCAAAGACAAGAAGCAGTCGGGTACAGAGTCGGAGCAGGAG GATGATTCtgaagacagtgagacagatggagaagaggatgAGATTTCTCAAACTAACCCACACCTGCAAGCCACCTCTAACcttcacag CCAAGATCTACCCCATCAGTACATGCCTGTGTCCATGGTTACCCCTCAGGCTGCTGTCTCCATGCCCCTCACCTCTCTAGCAACGCATCCATCAATCACGGGGCTCGCACCACCCCCTCccgcccccccaccaccacacaagGACGAACACGACGACGAAGACTACGACTCTTAG
- the drap1 gene encoding dr1-associated corepressor isoform X2, translating into MQTDEEIGKVAAAVPVIISRALELFLESLLTKACHVTQSRNAKTMTTSHLKQCIELEQQFDFLKDLVAAVPDMQGDGDENHTEGTEKIPRRGRKPGASRKNGGSGAKGKDKKQSGTESEQEDDSEDSETDGEEDEISQTNPHLQATSNLHSQDLPHQYMPVSMVTPQAAVSMPLTSLATHPSITGLAPPPPAPPPPHKDEHDDEDYDS; encoded by the exons ATGCAAACAGATGAAGAAATAGGCAAAGTTGCTGCTGCAGTGCCTGTAATAATCT CACGGGCACTTGAACTTTTCCTGGAGTCTCTTCTGACGAAGGCGTGCCACGTTACCCAATCACGGAATGCCAAGACAATGACAACCTCACACTT AAAACAGTGCATTGAGCTAGAGCAGCAGTTTGACTTCCTGAAGGATCTAGTGGCAGCAGTGCCAGACATGCAGGGAGACGGGGATGAGAATCACACGGAGGGGACAGAGAAGATCCCAcgcag GGGCCGGAAGCCTGGTGCAAGCCGCAAGAACGGAGGGTCAGGAGCAAAGGGCAAAGACAAGAAGCAGTCGGGTACAGAGTCGGAGCAGGAG GATGATTCtgaagacagtgagacagatggagaagaggatgAGATTTCTCAAACTAACCCACACCTGCAAGCCACCTCTAACcttcacag CCAAGATCTACCCCATCAGTACATGCCTGTGTCCATGGTTACCCCTCAGGCTGCTGTCTCCATGCCCCTCACCTCTCTAGCAACGCATCCATCAATCACGGGGCTCGCACCACCCCCTCccgcccccccaccaccacacaagGACGAACACGACGACGAAGACTACGACTCTTAG